A region from the Microbacterium sp. NC79 genome encodes:
- a CDS encoding substrate-binding domain-containing protein yields MAKKFTQMRRLIAGAGASLLAVGLLAGCSSGGAEEGNVVDQGTSSEENAQTGDTVVIGFSGPAADHGWLGAINSGATAAAASFADVDLRVAEGTNDANAQIAAVETFINDGVDAIVLLPTDGAALTEVAIKAMQAGIPVINVDREFSSPFAARTTVLGDNYGMGVSAGTYICEQLDGNKDAIVAEIAGIDSLPLTQDRSAGFKDALSDCGLEVSARVAADFTVAGGESATSQLLSANPKIDAIWNHDDDQGIGVLAAITAADRDEFFMVGGAGSKDAMELIKSGDTVLQATIIYPSTQAADGIALARLIAQDKTVGDLITPSVPNRIVLDAPVVTKDNVDQFIDLAFAS; encoded by the coding sequence ATGGCTAAGAAGTTCACGCAGATGCGCCGCCTCATCGCCGGCGCTGGTGCCTCCCTACTCGCCGTTGGCCTCCTGGCCGGCTGCTCCAGCGGTGGTGCCGAAGAGGGCAACGTCGTCGACCAGGGCACGTCCTCTGAAGAAAACGCACAGACCGGCGACACGGTCGTTATCGGCTTCTCGGGCCCCGCAGCCGACCACGGCTGGCTCGGCGCCATTAACTCGGGCGCAACGGCTGCGGCCGCAAGCTTCGCCGACGTCGACCTTCGCGTTGCTGAAGGCACGAACGACGCCAACGCACAGATCGCCGCTGTCGAGACCTTCATTAACGATGGTGTCGACGCCATCGTGCTGCTGCCCACCGACGGCGCAGCCCTCACCGAGGTTGCTATCAAGGCCATGCAGGCTGGCATTCCGGTGATCAACGTTGACCGTGAGTTCTCGAGCCCGTTCGCCGCCCGCACCACGGTGCTCGGTGACAACTACGGTATGGGCGTTTCGGCCGGTACCTACATTTGCGAGCAGCTCGACGGCAACAAGGACGCCATCGTCGCTGAAATCGCCGGCATCGACTCGCTGCCCCTGACGCAGGACCGTTCGGCTGGCTTCAAGGACGCCCTCTCGGACTGCGGTCTTGAGGTTTCGGCTCGCGTTGCCGCTGACTTCACCGTTGCCGGTGGCGAGTCGGCAACGTCGCAGCTGCTGTCGGCAAACCCGAAGATCGACGCGATCTGGAACCACGACGACGACCAGGGCATCGGCGTGCTGGCAGCCATCACCGCTGCTGACCGCGACGAATTCTTCATGGTCGGTGGCGCTGGTAGCAAGGACGCCATGGAGCTCATCAAGTCGGGCGACACCGTTCTGCAGGCAACGATCATCTACCCGTCGACGCAGGCTGCTGACGGCATCGCGCTGGCACGTCTGATCGCGCAGGACAAGACCGTTGGTGACCTCATCACGCCGTCGGTTCCGAACCGCATCGTGCTGGACGCACCGGTGGTCACCAAGGACAACGTCGACCAGTTCATCGATCTGGCCTTCGCCTCCTAA
- the xylB gene encoding xylulokinase, whose protein sequence is MTLVAGVDSSTQSCKVVIVDAQTGREVRSGRASHPAGTAVNPEAWWDALLVAVADAGGLDDVAAISIGGQQHGCVALDADGAVIRDALLWNDTRSAAAALDLRAEIGDEQWAARTGSVPVASFTVTKLRWMRDAEPANASRVAAVALPHDWLTWRLRGYGPSGALGADLSALTTDRSDASGTGYWSPHTGEYDRDLLVRALGHDAVLPRVAEPGETVGVTAAVAGTIPTGIAVAVGAGDNAAAALGLGAQHGDVIVSIGTSGTAFASVAHHMADSTGTIAGFADASGGFLPLVATMNAAQVVGTFASLLGVNFDEFGELAEQAESAESPVLLPFLAGERTPNLPDARASLRGLSLANTTRAGIARAAIEGMVCGLAAGVAAIADQGVSFDRVILIGGGGKLRATRSAMARVLGLAIAVAPEAEYVARGAALQAARIALGTDVSWPLDDVIVHTEPHDPAILERYNRALADYRTTGGAG, encoded by the coding sequence ATGACACTCGTTGCGGGTGTCGATTCGTCGACGCAGAGTTGCAAGGTTGTCATTGTCGATGCCCAGACCGGCCGCGAGGTGCGGTCTGGGCGCGCCAGCCACCCGGCGGGCACGGCAGTTAACCCCGAGGCGTGGTGGGATGCTCTCCTGGTTGCGGTCGCCGACGCGGGTGGGCTTGACGACGTTGCCGCGATCTCAATCGGCGGCCAGCAGCACGGGTGCGTTGCCCTCGATGCCGACGGCGCCGTGATTCGCGATGCGTTGCTCTGGAACGACACCCGCAGTGCCGCCGCGGCGCTCGACTTGCGCGCCGAAATCGGTGACGAGCAGTGGGCCGCACGCACAGGTTCCGTGCCCGTCGCCTCGTTCACCGTGACGAAGTTGCGGTGGATGCGCGACGCGGAACCAGCGAATGCTTCTCGTGTTGCCGCGGTTGCGTTGCCGCACGATTGGCTGACGTGGCGGTTGCGCGGATACGGCCCGTCGGGGGCGCTCGGCGCTGACCTGTCGGCGCTCACCACCGACCGCTCTGACGCCAGCGGCACCGGATACTGGTCGCCGCACACCGGCGAGTACGACCGCGATCTGCTGGTACGCGCGCTCGGCCACGATGCCGTGCTGCCGCGTGTTGCGGAGCCCGGCGAGACGGTGGGGGTTACGGCTGCTGTTGCCGGAACCATTCCTACCGGAATTGCGGTGGCTGTCGGTGCCGGAGACAACGCGGCAGCAGCTCTGGGGCTGGGTGCGCAGCACGGCGATGTGATCGTGTCGATTGGCACGAGCGGAACCGCGTTCGCGTCGGTGGCGCATCACATGGCCGACAGCACAGGCACAATAGCGGGCTTCGCCGATGCCTCCGGCGGGTTCCTGCCGCTGGTTGCGACGATGAACGCGGCGCAGGTCGTCGGCACTTTTGCTTCCCTGCTCGGCGTTAACTTTGACGAATTCGGGGAGCTCGCCGAGCAGGCCGAGTCGGCAGAATCACCCGTGCTGTTGCCGTTCTTGGCCGGTGAGCGGACACCCAACCTGCCAGACGCACGCGCGTCATTACGCGGGCTCTCGTTGGCGAATACGACCCGTGCGGGCATTGCTCGGGCCGCGATCGAAGGCATGGTGTGTGGTCTCGCCGCTGGTGTTGCCGCGATTGCCGACCAGGGTGTGAGCTTTGACCGGGTCATTCTGATCGGCGGCGGCGGCAAGCTGCGCGCCACCCGCAGTGCGATGGCGCGGGTGCTGGGTCTGGCCATCGCGGTGGCCCCCGAGGCTGAGTACGTCGCCCGCGGAGCCGCTCTTCAGGCCGCCCGCATCGCATTGGGTACTGACGTTTCGTGGCCGCTCGAT
- a CDS encoding ABC transporter permease, translating into MSEQTAVVTATASTPTPKAVSRIFSGSVGRNSGLVIALLLIMAIGAITAGERFTNVDNMLTILRQASIIGVVAIGMTLVIIAGGIDLSVGSLVGLASVAATLATVQAFAKETHWIVMVLIALAVGFGAGLINGIIIAYGKVVAFMATLAMLVAARGLAEILAERKTLVVKDREFINVLNADILGVDILIWIFAIVAILGWILLNRTTFGRRTVAIGGNYEAARLSGIKVKRHTMWLYALCGLTAGIAAVMMLGRTTAGTSTHGMMWELDAIAAVVVGGTLLVGGRGTMVGTIFGVLIFSVLTNVFVQNNMTSSVQAVAKGVIIIVAVLLQQRFAKPSGR; encoded by the coding sequence ATGAGCGAGCAAACCGCTGTGGTGACCGCCACTGCTTCGACCCCAACTCCTAAGGCTGTGAGCCGCATCTTTAGTGGTTCCGTTGGCCGCAACTCTGGCCTCGTTATCGCGCTGCTGCTGATCATGGCGATCGGCGCGATTACCGCGGGCGAGCGCTTCACCAACGTCGACAACATGCTGACGATCCTGCGTCAGGCGTCGATCATCGGCGTCGTCGCGATTGGCATGACCCTCGTGATCATCGCAGGTGGCATCGACCTGTCGGTCGGATCGCTCGTCGGCCTCGCGTCGGTCGCTGCGACCCTCGCCACGGTGCAGGCGTTTGCGAAAGAAACGCACTGGATCGTGATGGTGCTAATCGCCCTCGCCGTCGGATTCGGCGCCGGACTCATCAACGGCATCATCATCGCGTACGGCAAAGTGGTGGCGTTTATGGCCACCCTCGCGATGCTCGTTGCGGCGCGCGGTCTCGCTGAAATCCTGGCCGAGCGCAAGACCCTCGTCGTGAAGGACCGCGAGTTCATCAACGTGCTGAACGCCGACATTTTGGGCGTCGACATTCTGATCTGGATCTTCGCGATCGTCGCCATCCTCGGCTGGATTCTGCTGAACCGCACCACGTTTGGCCGCCGCACGGTTGCCATCGGTGGCAACTACGAAGCAGCTCGCTTGTCGGGCATCAAGGTCAAGCGTCACACCATGTGGCTGTACGCGCTGTGTGGCCTCACCGCCGGCATTGCCGCGGTCATGATGCTCGGCCGCACGACCGCCGGGACCTCGACGCACGGCATGATGTGGGAGCTCGACGCGATCGCAGCGGTTGTCGTCGGTGGCACGCTGCTGGTCGGCGGACGCGGAACCATGGTCGGCACCATTTTCGGCGTGCTCATCTTCTCGGTTCTCACCAACGTCTTCGTGCAGAACAACATGACCTCTTCGGTGCAGGCCGTCGCCAAGGGCGTCATCATCATCGTCGCTGTGCTGCTTCAGCAGCGCTTCGCCAAGCCGTCCGGTCGCTAG
- a CDS encoding Gfo/Idh/MocA family protein, producing the protein MIGAGFMGAAHSQGWRVAPRFFDLDVKPEMAVLVGRDAERTQAAADKWGWAETATDWREVITRDDLDIVDIVTPGDSHAEIAIAALAAGKHVLCEKPLANTVDEAEQMAAAAEKAAANGVLAMVGFTYRRVPATAFAKQLVADGRIGEIRQVRAAYRQDWLMDADGPMTWRLDKSRAGSGSLGDIGAHAIDLAEYITGMQLDRVSGVLDTIVRERPLLGEGVGLSGTAAEERGTVTVDDVAVFTARFGVDGGYAPIASFEATRFATGRKNALTIEVSGSKGALVFNLERLNELEFYDATVPSNDQGFRTILVTEPDHPYLAPWWPAGHMLGYEHGFSHQVKDFMDGIATGAQPTPSFADGLHVQRVLDAVERSSAADSAWAVV; encoded by the coding sequence ATGATAGGCGCAGGTTTCATGGGCGCAGCCCACTCGCAGGGTTGGCGCGTTGCGCCCCGGTTCTTCGACCTGGACGTCAAGCCCGAAATGGCCGTCTTGGTCGGTCGCGATGCCGAGCGCACGCAGGCTGCCGCTGACAAGTGGGGCTGGGCTGAGACCGCCACCGATTGGCGTGAGGTCATCACCCGCGACGACCTAGACATTGTCGACATTGTCACGCCGGGTGACTCCCACGCCGAGATCGCGATCGCCGCGCTCGCAGCCGGCAAGCACGTGCTGTGCGAAAAGCCGCTGGCCAACACGGTGGACGAAGCGGAACAGATGGCTGCGGCCGCCGAGAAAGCTGCCGCGAATGGCGTGCTCGCGATGGTTGGCTTCACCTACCGCCGTGTACCGGCGACGGCATTCGCTAAGCAGCTTGTCGCCGACGGACGCATTGGCGAGATCCGTCAGGTGCGCGCGGCCTACCGCCAAGACTGGCTGATGGATGCCGACGGGCCGATGACCTGGCGCCTCGACAAGTCGCGCGCTGGTTCCGGCTCTCTCGGCGACATTGGCGCACACGCGATCGACCTCGCCGAATACATCACCGGCATGCAGCTTGATCGCGTGTCTGGCGTGCTCGACACGATCGTGCGCGAGCGCCCGCTGCTGGGCGAGGGCGTGGGGCTCTCCGGAACCGCGGCAGAAGAACGCGGCACCGTGACCGTTGACGACGTGGCTGTGTTTACCGCCCGCTTTGGCGTTGACGGCGGCTACGCACCGATCGCCTCGTTCGAGGCCACGCGCTTCGCAACCGGTCGCAAGAACGCCCTCACGATTGAGGTCTCGGGTTCGAAGGGTGCCCTCGTTTTCAACCTCGAGCGCCTCAATGAGCTGGAGTTTTACGACGCCACCGTGCCGTCGAACGATCAGGGATTCCGCACGATTCTGGTGACGGAACCAGACCACCCGTACCTGGCACCGTGGTGGCCAGCGGGCCACATGCTCGGCTATGAGCACGGTTTCTCACACCAGGTCAAAGACTTCATGGACGGCATCGCCACCGGCGCGCAGCCGACCCCGTCGTTTGCCGACGGCCTCCACGTGCAGCGTGTGCTCGACGCGGTCGAGCGGAGCTCCGCTGCCGACAGCGCGTGGGCCGTCGTCTAA
- a CDS encoding sugar ABC transporter ATP-binding protein, translated as MTKVDHDVLLEVEGIKKSFAGVHALTDVSIDVRAGEVHCILGQNGAGKSTLIKTLAGVHRPDGGTIRWQGETVEIPDPQAAIALGIATMYQELDVVDGLTVAENIFLGHEISRGGFTKRSETTRQTRELLRRLGHENLSPHAEVGSLSAANKQIVSMARALSHDIKLIVMDEPSAVLDSEEVRNLFAVVKELTSAGIAVVYITHRLEEIRAIGDRITVIKDGQTMASGIPVGDTPTTELIRLMTGRTVENVFPPAAPIAADAEEILTVDNLALGNIFSDVSFSVRAGEIVGLAGLVGSGRSEILETIYGARRATSGTIAVAGTALRRGSVSDAVAAGVGLSPEERKSQGLVLTEPLYVNATLASLGDFARGGFLDDRRARKATGEQLKALDLRPADPNRAAGTLSGGNQQKILLARWLIHGTRVLLLDEPTRGVDVGARTEIYGLIRQLAADGNAIVIVSSEIDEVLGLADRVLVIADGEVLSTVPASEIDEHGVLSLVMKGTAA; from the coding sequence ATGACCAAAGTCGATCATGATGTACTCCTCGAGGTGGAGGGGATCAAAAAGTCCTTCGCCGGCGTGCACGCACTCACCGATGTGAGCATTGACGTGCGTGCTGGTGAGGTGCACTGCATCCTCGGCCAGAACGGTGCCGGAAAGTCCACGTTGATCAAGACGCTGGCCGGCGTGCACCGCCCCGATGGCGGCACCATTCGCTGGCAGGGTGAGACCGTCGAGATCCCTGACCCGCAAGCAGCCATCGCGCTGGGCATCGCCACGATGTACCAAGAGCTCGACGTCGTTGACGGCCTCACTGTGGCCGAAAACATCTTCCTCGGCCACGAAATCTCGCGCGGTGGCTTCACGAAGCGTTCCGAAACCACGCGCCAAACGCGCGAGCTACTGCGCCGTCTCGGCCACGAAAACCTCTCGCCGCACGCCGAAGTCGGCTCGCTCAGCGCCGCCAACAAGCAGATCGTGTCGATGGCACGCGCCCTCTCTCACGACATCAAGCTCATCGTGATGGACGAGCCCTCCGCGGTGCTCGACTCAGAAGAGGTGCGGAACCTCTTCGCCGTTGTGAAGGAGCTCACGTCTGCAGGAATCGCCGTGGTGTACATCACCCACCGCCTCGAAGAAATTCGGGCCATTGGTGACCGCATCACCGTGATCAAGGACGGCCAGACGATGGCCTCCGGCATCCCGGTCGGCGACACCCCCACGACCGAACTCATCCGCCTGATGACCGGTCGCACGGTCGAGAACGTCTTCCCGCCCGCGGCGCCGATTGCCGCAGACGCCGAAGAGATCCTCACCGTCGACAACCTGGCGCTGGGAAACATCTTCAGCGACGTGTCGTTCTCCGTGCGGGCGGGCGAAATCGTGGGCCTTGCGGGCCTCGTCGGCTCGGGCCGTTCCGAGATTCTCGAAACGATTTATGGCGCCCGACGTGCGACGAGCGGAACCATCGCTGTCGCGGGTACCGCGCTGCGGCGTGGTTCCGTCAGCGATGCTGTCGCCGCCGGCGTCGGCCTCTCACCCGAAGAGCGCAAGAGCCAGGGCCTCGTGCTCACCGAGCCGCTCTATGTCAACGCGACCCTCGCATCGCTCGGTGACTTCGCTCGCGGCGGCTTCCTCGATGACCGCCGTGCGCGCAAGGCGACAGGCGAGCAGTTGAAGGCGCTCGATCTGCGCCCCGCAGACCCGAACCGTGCCGCCGGCACCCTGTCGGGCGGCAACCAGCAGAAGATTCTGCTCGCGCGCTGGCTCATTCACGGCACCCGCGTGCTCCTGCTTGATGAGCCGACGCGTGGTGTTGACGTCGGTGCGCGCACCGAAATTTACGGTCTCATCCGCCAGTTGGCCGCTGACGGCAACGCGATTGTGATCGTCTCCAGCGAAATCGACGAGGTGCTTGGCCTCGCCGATCGCGTGCTCGTTATCGCTGACGGCGAGGTTCTCTCGACCGTGCCCGCATCTGAAATCGATGAGCACGGCGTGCTCAGTCTCGTCATGAAAGGAACCGCCGCATGA
- the xylA gene encoding xylose isomerase, giving the protein MTLNPTREDHFSFGLWTFGWPAQDQFGGATRPPVDTVDAVHRLSDLGVWGMTFHDDDLFPFESTDAERRTEIDRLRGALDATGLVVPMITTNLFSHPVFKDGGFTSNDRDVRRFALRKVLRNIDLAAELGAQTFVMWGGREGSEYDAAKDVRGALERYREAVNLLGDYVVDQGYDIRFAIEPKPNEPRGDILLPTVGHALAFIETLERPELVGLNPETGHEQMAGLNYTHGIAQALDAGKLFHIDLNGQRGVKFDQDLVFGHGDVQNAFSLVDLLEFGGPNGGPTYEGPRHFDYKPSRTEDENGVWESVTANMRMYLALKERAAAFRADPEVQEALAAAKVEEINTPTLNPGEGYTELLADRSAYEDFDADAYFGGKGFGFVRLQQLAMEHLLGAR; this is encoded by the coding sequence ATGACTCTCAACCCCACCCGCGAAGACCACTTCTCCTTCGGCCTGTGGACCTTCGGCTGGCCAGCACAAGACCAGTTCGGTGGCGCCACGCGCCCGCCGGTTGACACGGTTGACGCTGTTCACCGCCTTTCTGACCTCGGCGTCTGGGGCATGACGTTCCACGACGATGACCTCTTCCCGTTTGAGAGCACCGACGCCGAGCGTCGCACCGAAATCGACCGCCTCCGCGGCGCTCTCGACGCAACCGGACTCGTGGTTCCGATGATCACCACCAACCTCTTCAGCCACCCCGTATTCAAGGACGGCGGCTTCACCTCCAATGACCGCGACGTGCGTCGTTTCGCGCTCCGCAAGGTGCTGCGCAACATCGATCTTGCCGCCGAGCTGGGCGCGCAGACGTTCGTGATGTGGGGCGGCCGCGAGGGCAGCGAGTACGACGCGGCGAAGGACGTTCGTGGTGCACTCGAGCGCTACCGCGAGGCCGTCAACCTGCTCGGCGACTACGTTGTCGACCAGGGCTACGACATCCGTTTCGCGATTGAACCGAAGCCGAACGAGCCGCGCGGCGACATTCTGCTGCCGACCGTTGGCCACGCCCTCGCCTTCATCGAGACGCTGGAGCGCCCCGAGCTCGTGGGCCTGAACCCGGAGACGGGCCACGAGCAGATGGCGGGCCTCAACTACACCCACGGCATCGCGCAGGCGCTGGATGCCGGCAAGCTCTTCCACATTGACCTCAACGGCCAGCGCGGCGTGAAGTTTGACCAGGACCTCGTATTCGGCCACGGCGACGTACAGAACGCGTTCTCACTCGTTGACCTGCTGGAATTCGGCGGCCCGAACGGCGGCCCCACGTACGAAGGCCCGCGTCACTTCGACTACAAGCCTTCGCGTACCGAAGACGAGAACGGCGTGTGGGAGTCGGTCACGGCCAACATGCGCATGTACCTTGCGCTGAAGGAGCGCGCCGCTGCGTTCCGCGCTGACCCCGAGGTGCAGGAGGCACTCGCTGCCGCGAAGGTCGAAGAGATCAACACGCCGACGCTGAACCCGGGCGAGGGCTATACCGAGCTGCTCGCTGACCGTTCGGCTTACGAAGACTTCGACGCCGACGCGTACTTCGGCGGCAAGGGCTTCGGTTTCGTTCGCCTGCAGCAGCTGGCAATGGAACACCTGCTCGGCGCACGATGA